The following proteins are encoded in a genomic region of Pirellulales bacterium:
- the sufB gene encoding Fe-S cluster assembly protein SufB, with protein sequence MASDLKDQFEVGLGEINKYDFRNPEHYVFKSRKGLDAEIVNQISEMKQEPAWMRDFRLKSLEIFNSKPMPLWGGSLSGIDFNDIYYYIKPSEGQGRTWDEVPDDIKKTFDRLGIPEAERKFLSGVKAQYESEVVYGSLREDLAEKGVIFTDTDTAIREYPDLVKQYFSTIIPPTDNKFAALNSAVWSGGSFIYVPKGVKIEFPLQAYFRINAESMGQFERTLIIVDEGAQIHYVEGCTAPMYSSESLHSAVVEIIVKKHARCRYTTIQNWANNIYNLVTKRAVAYENAVMEWVDGNLGSRLTMKYPAVYMLEPGARGEILSIAFASAGQHQDAGAKVVHSAPHTSSRIISKSISKNGGRASYRGLVRIDKGAKKSKSNVVCDALILDPHSRSDTYPYIEVDEQDVMLGHEASVSRIGEEQLFYLQSRGLSEPEASTMIVNGFIEPLVKELPMEYAIEMNRLIELQMEGSVG encoded by the coding sequence ATGGCGTCCGATCTGAAAGATCAATTCGAAGTCGGGCTCGGCGAGATCAACAAGTACGACTTTCGCAATCCCGAGCATTATGTCTTCAAGAGCCGCAAAGGGCTCGACGCCGAGATCGTCAATCAGATCTCGGAAATGAAGCAAGAGCCGGCGTGGATGCGAGATTTTCGCTTGAAGAGCCTGGAAATCTTCAATTCCAAGCCGATGCCGCTCTGGGGCGGTTCGCTCAGCGGAATCGACTTCAACGACATCTATTACTACATCAAGCCGTCGGAAGGCCAGGGGCGCACCTGGGATGAAGTTCCGGACGACATCAAGAAGACCTTCGATCGGCTCGGCATCCCCGAGGCCGAACGCAAGTTTTTGTCGGGCGTCAAGGCGCAGTACGAGAGCGAAGTCGTCTACGGTTCGCTGCGTGAAGACCTCGCCGAGAAGGGAGTCATCTTCACCGATACCGACACCGCCATCCGCGAGTATCCCGATCTGGTGAAGCAATACTTCTCCACGATCATTCCACCGACCGACAACAAATTCGCGGCGCTCAACTCGGCGGTCTGGTCTGGCGGTTCGTTCATCTATGTCCCCAAGGGGGTGAAGATCGAGTTTCCGCTGCAGGCGTATTTCCGCATCAACGCCGAGAGCATGGGACAGTTCGAGCGCACGTTGATCATCGTCGACGAGGGAGCCCAAATTCACTATGTCGAGGGCTGCACCGCCCCGATGTACTCCAGCGAGAGCCTGCACTCGGCGGTGGTCGAGATCATCGTCAAAAAGCACGCGCGTTGCCGCTACACCACCATCCAGAACTGGGCCAACAACATCTACAACCTGGTCACCAAGCGCGCCGTGGCGTATGAGAACGCGGTCATGGAATGGGTCGACGGCAACCTGGGCAGCCGCCTGACCATGAAGTATCCCGCGGTCTACATGCTCGAACCGGGAGCGCGCGGGGAGATTCTTTCCATCGCCTTTGCCTCGGCCGGTCAGCATCAGGACGCCGGCGCCAAGGTGGTGCATTCGGCGCCCCACACGTCGAGCCGCATCATCTCCAAGTCGATCTCCAAGAACGGCGGCCGCGCCAGCTATCGCGGTCTGGTGAGGATCGACAAAGGCGCCAAGAAGTCGAAGTCGAATGTCGTTTGCGACGCGCTCATCTTGGATCCCCACAGCCGCAGCGACACCTATCCTTATATCGAAGTCGACGAGCAAGACGTGATGCTCGGCCACGAGGCCAGCGTTTCGCGCATCGGCGAAGAGCAACTCTTCTATCTGCAAAGTCGCGGGCTGAGCGAGCCCGAAGCGAGCACGATGATCGTCAATGGTTTCATCGAGCCGCTCGTCAAAGAGCTGCCCATGGAATATGCCATCGAGATGAATCGACTCATCGAACTGCAAATGGAAGGTTCGGTCGGTTAG
- the sufC gene encoding Fe-S cluster assembly ATPase SufC: protein MKETLRIKDLHVSVDGKPILRGVNLEIQRGEVHALMGPNGSGKSTLGYAIMGHPGYEVTSGTVELTTADGQTLDVLAMEPDQRARAGVFLAFQRPMSIPGVKMADFLRHAATNVRNPDRKEGEDLIPMRDFRKELRSKMEQLRIDAEFAKRYVNDGFSGGEMKRAEILQMAMLRPKFAILDETDSGLDVDAVRLASQSIAEIGGKDMGILIITHHDKLLEYNRPDFTHVMLGGRIVETGGAELAEELHQQGYDRIRAQYPDAATDNQSMQKVEAVA, encoded by the coding sequence ATGAAAGAAACTCTCCGCATCAAAGATTTGCATGTCTCGGTCGATGGCAAGCCGATCCTCCGCGGCGTGAATCTAGAAATTCAGCGCGGCGAGGTGCATGCCTTGATGGGGCCCAACGGGTCGGGCAAAAGCACGCTCGGCTATGCCATCATGGGGCATCCGGGCTACGAGGTGACCAGCGGCACAGTGGAACTGACTACCGCCGACGGTCAAACGCTGGACGTGCTGGCGATGGAACCCGATCAGCGCGCCCGAGCTGGAGTGTTTCTCGCGTTTCAGCGCCCCATGTCGATCCCCGGCGTCAAGATGGCCGATTTTCTCCGCCACGCGGCCACCAACGTGCGCAATCCGGATCGCAAGGAAGGTGAAGATTTGATTCCGATGCGCGACTTTCGCAAGGAGTTGCGTTCGAAGATGGAGCAGTTGCGGATCGACGCGGAGTTTGCCAAACGCTACGTCAACGATGGTTTCTCGGGGGGCGAGATGAAGCGGGCCGAGATTCTGCAAATGGCCATGCTGCGGCCCAAGTTCGCCATTCTCGACGAGACCGACAGCGGGCTCGATGTCGACGCCGTGCGATTGGCCAGCCAAAGCATCGCGGAGATCGGCGGCAAGGACATGGGCATCCTGATCATCACTCACCACGACAAACTATTGGAATACAACCGCCCCGACTTCACCCACGTGATGCTGGGCGGCCGCATTGTCGAGACCGGGGGCGCCGAACTGGCGGAGGAGTTGCACCAGCAAGGCTACGATCGCATTCGAGCGCAATATCCCGATGCGGCGACCGACAACCAGTCGATGCAAAAGGTAGAAGCGGTCGCTTAG
- a CDS encoding NADH-quinone oxidoreductase subunit B has protein sequence MTKPWIEGRFEENVITTTVEQAINWARQSSIWPMTFGLACCAIEMMAAGASRFDMDRFGAGAFRATPRQADLMIVAGTVTYKMASRVRRLYNLMPDPKYVIAMGACTVGGGPYFKYGYHVVKGVDLVVPVDVYVPGCPPRPEALLEGLMRIQDKIKGHRISKKRASVTSLGWLGTAGQLGEQLEDDLPIPHHSGFVSTLEVEPVTDHQKITG, from the coding sequence ATGACCAAGCCATGGATTGAAGGGCGTTTTGAAGAGAACGTCATCACGACGACGGTCGAACAGGCCATCAACTGGGCCCGCCAGTCGAGCATTTGGCCGATGACGTTTGGTTTGGCCTGTTGCGCCATTGAAATGATGGCGGCGGGCGCCAGCCGCTTCGATATGGATCGCTTTGGCGCCGGCGCCTTTCGCGCCACCCCGCGCCAGGCCGATCTGATGATTGTGGCCGGCACGGTCACCTACAAAATGGCGAGCCGCGTTCGCCGCTTGTACAACCTCATGCCCGATCCCAAGTACGTGATCGCCATGGGGGCTTGCACGGTCGGTGGCGGACCGTATTTCAAATACGGCTATCACGTGGTCAAGGGTGTCGACTTGGTGGTTCCGGTCGATGTGTACGTGCCCGGCTGTCCTCCCCGACCCGAAGCCCTGCTCGAAGGGTTGATGCGCATTCAAGACAAGATCAAAGGGCATCGGATCTCGAAGAAGCGCGCCAGTGTGACCTCCCTGGGTTGGCTGGGGACCGCGGGCCAGCTTGGCGAGCAACTGGAAGACGACTTGCCGATTCCGCACCACAGCGGCTTTGTCTCCACGCTCGAAGTGGAGCCCGTCACCGATCACCAGAAAATCACCGGCTAA
- a CDS encoding winged helix-turn-helix transcriptional regulator produces MSTYRNTTETDSKLLDVLRVTGAQTVSSLAEANSVTPTAIRQRLNRLMAEGLIERNVTPSQRGRPSHRYSLTEKARRQAGSNFADLAVALWQEIRAVKDPEVRKGLLSRVTQSLAANYRSQVHGANLTERMESVKQLFTDRGVPFSVDDSGGLPVLSAHDCPYPQLAEQDRGICAVERMLFADLLSEPVRLSQCRLDGHACCQFQTN; encoded by the coding sequence ATGAGCACATACCGCAACACGACCGAGACCGATAGCAAGTTACTCGACGTTTTGCGGGTAACCGGGGCACAAACCGTGTCTTCGCTGGCCGAAGCCAATTCGGTCACGCCAACTGCGATTCGGCAGCGTTTGAATCGACTCATGGCGGAAGGCCTGATCGAGCGAAACGTGACTCCCTCGCAGCGCGGCCGGCCTAGTCATCGGTATTCGCTGACCGAGAAGGCTCGCCGACAGGCTGGCTCCAATTTCGCGGATTTGGCGGTCGCGTTGTGGCAGGAGATTCGCGCCGTCAAAGACCCTGAAGTGCGGAAGGGACTATTGTCGCGAGTGACTCAATCGTTGGCGGCCAATTATCGTTCGCAGGTGCATGGCGCGAACCTGACTGAGCGAATGGAGTCGGTCAAGCAGCTATTCACCGATCGCGGGGTGCCGTTTTCGGTGGATGACTCCGGCGGCCTGCCGGTGCTCAGCGCTCACGATTGCCCTTATCCGCAGTTGGCGGAGCAGGATCGAGGCATTTGCGCGGTGGAGCGGATGTTGTTTGCCGATTTGCTGTCCGAGCCTGTCCGGCTGTCGCAGTGTCGGCTCGATGGCCATGCGTGTTGCCAGTTTCAGACCAATTGA
- a CDS encoding alanine:cation symporter family protein produces MSDCRWLSSNLALFRRFRHVAISLFGCHWLLPGEQARAAEGGGGWEQAVDHAFGQWLVTPIKSVLFFDLGRIYTWATGEQLSTEIPLVLFWLMAGAIYFTLQLRLINLRGFWHAVRLTKGDYDDPADAGEVSHFQALSSALSGTLGLGNISGVAIAIAAGGPGAIVWLNLAGLVGMSSKFAECTLGQMYRRIDRSGVVAGGPMYYLREGLAARGWPRAGMALAALFAVMCMGGSVGGGCAFQVNQSLAVVRQQISFFDRFPAAYGAICALLVGLVIVGGIRRIALAAERIVPFMCGLYIMAAAVIIAMHASRIGPAIQEIVSGALRPAAIYGGFLGVMVQGIRRAAFSNEAGIGSASIAHSAARTNEPVREGFVALLEPFIDTVVVCSVTALLIVITGVYKQPGQAQGMLLTSEAFGTVADWFPAMLAVIMVLFAYATMITWAYYGERCWAFLFGQRSAIVFQLIFLAFVVLGSIVTAEHVLDFGDMMIFSMAIPNLIGVVALGGEVRRALDDYWRRYQAGEFEPGQG; encoded by the coding sequence GTGAGTGATTGCCGCTGGCTTTCGTCAAATCTCGCCCTATTCCGGCGTTTTCGCCACGTCGCGATTTCACTCTTCGGTTGCCACTGGCTACTGCCAGGCGAACAGGCCCGGGCCGCGGAGGGTGGCGGCGGCTGGGAACAAGCGGTCGATCATGCCTTTGGCCAATGGCTGGTCACACCGATCAAGTCGGTGCTGTTCTTCGATCTGGGGCGTATTTACACCTGGGCCACCGGCGAGCAACTCTCCACCGAGATCCCGCTGGTGCTCTTTTGGTTGATGGCGGGGGCGATCTATTTCACTCTGCAACTTCGACTGATTAACCTGCGCGGGTTCTGGCATGCCGTGCGACTGACCAAGGGAGACTACGACGATCCCGCTGACGCCGGAGAAGTGTCGCACTTCCAGGCGCTCAGTTCGGCGTTATCTGGGACGCTGGGACTCGGCAACATCAGCGGAGTGGCCATTGCCATCGCCGCCGGGGGCCCGGGGGCGATTGTGTGGCTCAATCTGGCGGGGCTAGTGGGCATGAGCAGCAAGTTCGCCGAATGCACGCTCGGACAAATGTATCGGCGTATCGACCGATCGGGGGTCGTGGCGGGCGGTCCCATGTACTATTTACGCGAGGGTCTTGCCGCACGTGGCTGGCCACGCGCGGGAATGGCGCTTGCCGCTTTGTTCGCGGTCATGTGCATGGGAGGATCGGTGGGGGGTGGCTGCGCGTTTCAGGTGAATCAATCGCTGGCCGTGGTTCGCCAGCAGATATCGTTCTTCGATCGGTTTCCCGCGGCTTACGGCGCGATTTGCGCGTTATTGGTGGGACTGGTCATCGTGGGAGGCATTCGGCGCATCGCATTGGCGGCGGAACGAATCGTGCCATTCATGTGCGGCCTGTACATCATGGCGGCCGCGGTGATCATCGCCATGCACGCCTCGCGGATCGGGCCGGCAATTCAGGAGATCGTCTCTGGGGCGCTGCGACCCGCAGCGATCTATGGCGGCTTTTTGGGCGTGATGGTGCAAGGAATCCGCCGAGCCGCCTTCTCGAACGAGGCGGGCATCGGTTCGGCGTCGATCGCCCATTCGGCCGCGCGGACCAACGAACCGGTGCGAGAGGGTTTCGTGGCGCTGTTGGAGCCCTTTATCGACACCGTGGTGGTATGCAGTGTGACTGCTCTGCTCATCGTGATTACCGGCGTCTACAAGCAGCCAGGACAGGCCCAAGGCATGCTGCTCACCAGTGAGGCATTTGGGACGGTCGCCGATTGGTTTCCAGCCATGCTGGCGGTAATCATGGTGCTGTTCGCCTATGCGACCATGATTACCTGGGCCTATTACGGCGAACGCTGCTGGGCGTTTCTATTTGGCCAACGCAGCGCGATTGTGTTTCAATTAATCTTTCTGGCGTTCGTCGTGCTGGGGTCGATAGTCACCGCGGAGCATGTGCTCGATTTCGGCGACATGATGATCTTTTCGATGGCGATCCCCAACTTGATTGGCGTGGTGGCGCTAGGCGGCGAGGTGCGCCGCGCCCTCGACGATTATTGGCGGCGTTACCAAGCTGGCGAGTTTGAGCCTGGCCAAGGGTGA
- a CDS encoding redoxin domain-containing protein → MRSFAVLAIAAVALALASTAVAQNPQEGKLPAPEFEGVTEWLNSKPLKLSDLRGKVVLVHFWAFGCSNCIHDHDKYLKWHDRFKDRQDFVMVGVHTPETQAERDLANVRAKVQEVGFRHAIAIDNESKIWAAWRNRWWPSMYLIDRAGNVRYAWEGELTWNKQQGPRIMSDKIEALLKEVAPVAE, encoded by the coding sequence ATGCGTAGTTTCGCAGTGCTCGCAATTGCGGCCGTTGCACTCGCCTTGGCCAGCACGGCAGTGGCGCAGAATCCGCAAGAGGGCAAGCTTCCGGCGCCGGAGTTTGAAGGGGTTACCGAGTGGCTGAATTCCAAGCCGCTCAAGCTCTCCGACTTGCGAGGCAAGGTTGTGCTGGTCCATTTTTGGGCCTTTGGCTGTTCTAATTGCATCCATGACCACGACAAGTACCTGAAATGGCACGACCGTTTCAAGGATCGCCAAGACTTCGTGATGGTTGGCGTTCACACTCCGGAAACGCAGGCCGAGCGCGACCTGGCCAATGTGCGGGCCAAGGTCCAGGAGGTTGGCTTCCGGCATGCCATCGCCATCGACAACGAATCCAAGATTTGGGCGGCATGGCGCAATCGTTGGTGGCCAAGCATGTACTTGATCGATCGGGCAGGCAACGTGCGCTACGCTTGGGAAGGCGAACTGACCTGGAACAAGCAGCAGGGGCCGCGCATCATGAGCGACAAAATTGAGGCGTTGTTAAAGGAAGTTGCGCCCGTGGCGGAATAA
- the asnB gene encoding asparagine synthase (glutamine-hydrolyzing) yields the protein MCGIVAVLSPREPVNPAALSRATAALHHRGPDGQRQWLSADGSIGLGHARLSIIDLTTGDQPIANENERLHIVVNGEFYGYEPIRQELIERGHQLRTQSDSEIALHLYEELGTSCLKRLRGEFALALWDQENGLLFAARDRFGVKPLYWAKVGDTVYLASEAKALFAAGVPARWDHESYFQAMHVYFDQDRSLFEGVRQVPPGCYLLATRQHVQIVRYWDFDYPLASELANPAPDQEYVERMRDALDESIRIRLRADVPVGCYLSGGIDSCAILGIASQHHPQPIEAFTLCFDTAAFNEEVVAEEMARHAGANFHPLFVNQTKLADHFADAVWHSETITANPHGVAKFLLSELVRDYGYKVVLTGEGSDEILGGYAHFRRDLLLYNSQGQDPAVVQALLAKLHDENEVSRGILLPSGSPLSMESVSRRLGFAPSWLETRSANAVRYRKLFRAPFMAEFAERDAFQVFLDRFDVDGQLAGRDPVNQSLYLWTKSMLPNYLLNMLGDRMEMAHSIEGRVPFLDHHVVELVKSLPVSLKIRDMTEKFILREAARPVLTDTVYRRQKHPFLAPPSGLDPGGRLNQLMNDVLRGPALDQQPFFDPAGVRVLLDKMPTLEPSKRSGASYLLTLVLSTCVLGERYRL from the coding sequence ATGTGCGGAATTGTCGCTGTTCTGTCGCCGCGCGAACCAGTCAACCCCGCGGCCTTGTCGCGGGCAACGGCCGCGCTGCACCATCGCGGCCCAGACGGCCAGCGGCAGTGGCTTTCGGCGGACGGATCCATCGGGCTGGGGCACGCGCGATTGTCGATCATCGACCTGACAACTGGCGACCAGCCGATCGCCAATGAGAATGAGCGGCTCCACATTGTGGTGAACGGCGAATTCTACGGCTACGAGCCGATTCGCCAGGAGTTGATCGAGCGCGGCCATCAACTGCGCACGCAAAGCGACAGCGAAATCGCCTTGCATCTCTACGAAGAACTAGGCACAAGCTGTCTCAAACGGCTGCGCGGGGAGTTCGCCCTGGCGCTGTGGGACCAGGAAAACGGCCTGCTCTTCGCGGCCCGCGATCGTTTTGGCGTCAAGCCGCTCTATTGGGCCAAAGTGGGAGACACGGTCTATCTTGCTTCGGAGGCCAAGGCGCTATTCGCGGCGGGCGTGCCGGCGCGCTGGGATCACGAGTCGTATTTTCAGGCGATGCACGTCTATTTCGATCAGGATCGCAGCCTGTTCGAGGGGGTCCGTCAGGTGCCGCCTGGCTGCTATCTGCTGGCGACGCGCCAGCATGTGCAAATCGTGCGGTACTGGGACTTCGATTATCCGTTGGCCAGCGAATTGGCGAACCCGGCGCCAGATCAGGAATATGTCGAGCGGATGCGCGATGCGCTCGACGAGTCGATCCGCATTCGTCTCCGGGCCGACGTGCCGGTGGGATGCTATCTCAGCGGCGGCATCGACTCCTGCGCCATTCTCGGCATCGCGTCGCAGCATCACCCGCAGCCAATCGAGGCCTTCACGCTCTGCTTCGACACCGCTGCGTTCAACGAGGAGGTGGTGGCCGAAGAAATGGCGCGGCACGCGGGCGCCAACTTTCATCCACTGTTCGTCAACCAGACCAAGCTGGCCGATCACTTCGCCGATGCCGTCTGGCACAGCGAAACCATCACCGCCAATCCCCACGGTGTGGCCAAGTTTTTGCTGAGCGAGTTGGTGCGCGACTACGGCTACAAAGTGGTGCTGACAGGCGAAGGGTCTGACGAAATCTTGGGCGGCTACGCGCATTTTCGCCGTGACTTGTTGCTCTACAACAGCCAAGGCCAAGACCCGGCTGTGGTGCAGGCGCTCTTGGCCAAATTGCACGACGAGAACGAAGTGTCGCGCGGCATTCTGTTGCCCAGCGGATCGCCTCTTTCCATGGAGAGCGTTTCGCGGCGTTTGGGTTTCGCCCCTTCCTGGCTCGAAACTCGATCGGCCAACGCCGTACGTTATCGCAAGTTGTTCCGAGCGCCGTTCATGGCGGAGTTCGCCGAGCGCGACGCTTTTCAGGTGTTCCTCGACCGGTTCGATGTCGACGGTCAGCTTGCCGGTCGTGATCCGGTGAACCAATCGCTCTATCTCTGGACCAAGTCCATGCTCCCCAACTACCTGCTCAACATGCTGGGCGATCGCATGGAGATGGCGCATTCGATCGAGGGACGGGTGCCGTTTCTCGATCATCATGTGGTCGAACTGGTCAAGTCGCTCCCGGTATCGCTCAAGATTCGCGACATGACCGAGAAGTTCATCTTGCGCGAGGCGGCCCGGCCAGTGCTCACCGATACCGTGTACCGCCGCCAGAAGCACCCGTTTTTGGCGCCGCCGTCGGGCCTTGATCCCGGCGGCCGACTAAACCAGTTGATGAACGACGTGCTGCGCGGACCGGCGCTCGATCAGCAGCCATTCTTCGATCCCGCGGGCGTGCGCGTGCTGCTCGACAAGATGCCGACGCTGGAGCCGTCCAAGCGCAGTGGCGCCAGTTACTTGTTGACGCTGGTGCTCAGCACCTGCGTGCTGGGCGAGCGATACCGGCTGTAG
- the lptB gene encoding LPS export ABC transporter ATP-binding protein, with the protein MTLLKAEGLVKVYGRRTVVNGVDFDVDEGEIVGLLGPNGAGKTTSFRMTCGMIQPNAGRVTLGEHDVTNWPMYRRARDGGMGYLAQESSVFRKLTVENNLLGVMEMLGMERADRIARCDELLDQFKITKLRKSLAMSLSGGERRRLEIARCLVSTPRIILLDEPFTGIDPVTIASIQEIIRNLRERGISILITDHQVRETLQITDRSYVIRDGRVLCHGSPQEVLENPEARKYYFGEGIELGEMRRRSDAA; encoded by the coding sequence ATGACGTTGTTGAAGGCGGAAGGACTGGTCAAGGTTTATGGCCGGCGGACGGTGGTCAACGGCGTGGATTTTGATGTCGACGAGGGCGAGATTGTCGGGCTGTTGGGGCCCAACGGCGCCGGCAAGACGACCAGCTTTCGCATGACCTGCGGCATGATCCAGCCCAACGCGGGGCGGGTAACGCTGGGCGAGCACGACGTGACGAACTGGCCCATGTATCGCCGGGCGCGCGACGGCGGTATGGGCTACCTGGCGCAGGAATCGAGCGTCTTCCGCAAGCTGACGGTCGAAAACAACTTGCTCGGCGTCATGGAAATGCTCGGCATGGAACGCGCCGACCGCATCGCCCGCTGCGATGAGTTGCTCGATCAGTTCAAAATCACCAAGCTGCGCAAGAGCCTGGCGATGTCGCTCTCGGGGGGCGAGCGGCGGCGGTTGGAAATCGCTCGCTGCCTGGTGTCGACGCCGCGCATCATCTTGCTCGACGAGCCGTTCACCGGCATCGATCCGGTGACCATCGCCAGCATTCAGGAGATTATTCGCAATCTGCGTGAGCGCGGCATCTCGATCTTGATCACCGACCATCAGGTGCGCGAGACGCTGCAGATCACCGACCGCAGCTATGTGATTCGCGACGGCCGCGTGCTGTGCCACGGCTCTCCGCAAGAAGTCCTGGAAAACCCAGAAGCGCGCAAATACTACTTCGGCGAAGGCATTGAGCTAGGAGAAATGCGGCGCCGCAGCGACGCCGCTTAG
- a CDS encoding AAA family ATPase — protein MRRIAIINQKGGVGKTTTAVNLSAALAAADQRVALVDLDPQAHASLHVGLMPDVDTPSIYHVLTGDTPLAEVRALSRDNLWTVPSHIDLAAAEVELAGVVGREMILRDKLEEDHQQFDYLVIDCPPSLGVLTINALAAVEEVFIPLQPHFLALHGLSKLLETITLVGKRLNPRLRVTGIVLCMYEASTRLAQEVSRDIEEFFAASRDRRTPWMDARPFHTRVRRNIRLAEAPSFGRTIFDYAPDSHGAEDYRALAVEVLGQRLPAGEIAAAASGQMA, from the coding sequence ATGCGAAGGATCGCCATCATCAATCAAAAGGGGGGCGTCGGCAAAACGACGACCGCCGTCAACCTCAGCGCCGCGCTCGCCGCCGCCGATCAACGCGTGGCGCTGGTCGATCTCGACCCGCAGGCGCATGCCAGCCTGCATGTGGGGCTCATGCCAGACGTTGACACGCCTTCGATCTATCATGTGCTTACGGGCGACACCCCGCTGGCCGAGGTGCGCGCCCTCTCACGGGACAACCTGTGGACCGTCCCGTCGCACATCGACCTGGCCGCTGCCGAAGTGGAACTGGCGGGCGTGGTGGGCCGCGAGATGATCTTGCGCGACAAGTTGGAAGAGGATCACCAGCAGTTCGACTATCTGGTGATCGATTGCCCCCCGTCGCTTGGCGTGCTGACCATCAACGCGTTGGCCGCGGTCGAAGAAGTGTTTATCCCGCTGCAACCGCATTTTCTGGCGTTGCATGGCTTGAGCAAGCTATTGGAAACGATCACTTTGGTGGGCAAACGACTCAATCCACGACTGCGCGTGACCGGAATCGTGCTCTGCATGTACGAGGCCTCGACGCGGCTGGCGCAAGAAGTAAGTCGCGACATTGAGGAGTTCTTCGCCGCGTCGCGCGATCGGCGCACGCCGTGGATGGACGCGCGGCCGTTTCATACCCGTGTGCGGCGCAACATTCGCTTGGCCGAGGCGCCGAGCTTTGGCCGCACCATCTTCGATTACGCCCCCGACTCGCACGGCGCCGAAGACTATCGCGCATTGGCGGTCGAGGTCTTGGGGCAGCGGTTGCCAGCCGGCGAGATCGCCGCTGCCGCCAGCGGTCAAATGGCGTAA
- the nagB gene encoding glucosamine-6-phosphate deaminase: MRVIVERDRGQVARRAASFVAELIRRKPTCVLGLATGGTVLDMYAELTRMHRDEGLDFSRVVSFNLDEYVGLSPTHSQSYRYFMQRNFFDQVNIDVRNTHVPDGRALDFEAHCEQYEKLIKEEGGIDLQVLGIGTDGHIAFNEPGSSLGSRTRLKTLAPETIADNARFFTGAEEVPRLAITMGVGTILESRRCLLLATGPAKAKAIRDTIEGPVTAQVTASALQLHREVVAVVDDEAARLLERRDYYLQVEQAQSLLRSGQIAGMLRAT, from the coding sequence ATGCGGGTGATTGTGGAGCGCGACCGTGGGCAGGTGGCCCGGCGGGCAGCCAGTTTCGTGGCCGAGTTGATACGGCGTAAGCCGACCTGCGTGCTGGGGCTGGCGACGGGCGGCACGGTGCTCGACATGTACGCCGAACTGACTCGCATGCACCGCGACGAAGGACTCGACTTTTCCCGCGTCGTGAGCTTCAACCTCGACGAGTATGTTGGACTGAGTCCCACGCATTCGCAGAGTTACCGCTACTTCATGCAGCGGAATTTCTTCGATCAGGTCAATATCGACGTGCGGAACACTCATGTGCCGGACGGTCGCGCGCTCGACTTCGAGGCGCATTGCGAGCAGTACGAAAAGCTCATCAAGGAGGAAGGGGGCATCGACTTGCAGGTCTTGGGCATCGGCACCGACGGTCACATCGCGTTCAACGAGCCCGGTTCGTCGCTGGGCAGCCGAACCCGACTCAAGACTCTGGCGCCGGAGACAATCGCCGACAATGCGCGGTTTTTCACGGGCGCCGAAGAGGTGCCGCGGTTGGCGATCACCATGGGGGTCGGCACCATTCTGGAGTCGAGGCGCTGCCTGTTGTTGGCCACGGGACCGGCCAAGGCCAAGGCGATTCGCGACACGATCGAAGGACCGGTGACCGCGCAGGTCACCGCGTCGGCGCTGCAACTGCATCGCGAGGTGGTGGCCGTGGTCGACGACGAGGCGGCCCGCCTGCTCGAACGGCGCGACTATTACCTGCAAGTCGAACAGGCCCAATCGCTATTGCGCAGCGGCCAGATTGCCGGCATGCTGCGAGCCACCTGA